Part of the Palaemon carinicauda isolate YSFRI2023 chromosome 8, ASM3689809v2, whole genome shotgun sequence genome is shown below.
tatatatatatatacatatacacacatatatatatatacatatacacacatatatactcttCAACCACCTTTTACGGACTCATTAACGACATGGCAAGAACAATTAAGTTAACTCAGAGAAATAAATTAATCTTTTCTGCACATGAAAAAGTATCCTATGTCTCTATACATCATTCAATGACTTAACTTGTTCATACATTTAAAGCTAACCACATTTGAAAAATTTAGCTATGAACATTAACTGGAGCAAATTTCCTTCTGATACAAAGCCTTTATAACAAATGAATTTGACATGACTCTAATAACATATTCACTTTGGTGttatctcattatcatcatcataagtgGTTATTAGTTCACttcagaacaaaggactcagacatgtccttccacttgcttgtttatggtctatctgtgacagtccacgtccgcaaactttcttagttcgtcaatccatcgtattcttttCCTTCTCGTGCTTTCAATGTCATGTCATATTCATATGTTATAAAAGCTAGGTCTCAGTATGAATTTTGCTCCAGTTAATGTCCATAGCAAGAATTCAAGGGTCAAAATAATCATGGTTAATGGAATAGCCTAGGATTCTTATGAATCAACTTTACTTACGTCGAAAATATACCTGTTAAAACCCATGGAACTCATACCACAATTGGAAAAAGTGTAAGGTAATGCTAATAGATATCACAAACCAAATAATACTATTTATAAAGAGTCATGCCTCGAGACTGATTAAAAGATCAAAatcattttatgattttatatatgaaagtcCATACTATAAATTCTTATCATGCCAtcaacaaatataaaaacatatttaacaCCCAACATGCAAACACCGGACACAAATCACAGTAACACATCAATCTCCAATTTGCGTTTCAATACAAAAATCATCTATTCaaaaatatcattaaataattatattttgaaagcATGACTACTCTGGAAAACTTGATAAACATTTTTATCATACAAAATAAGCACAACTCGATAAAATTATTCCATACCCAATTATTAAGGCAAAACATGTAACCATCAAGCTAAGCAGAAATAACGCCagccactattaaaaaaaaaaacacaagcgtTCGAGGTGAGGGGGGGGGTGGAATGGCTATCTTATTATCCGTCACATGACCTTCTAGAGGTCACCGACGAAAGGTCTGTTGCTTTGGTGGCACTATAAAGCATCGACGCTGACCCAGTGCCACACAGTATCGATTCAGACCTCCTCCATCCTTCCAGGATCTACAATTTCCATCTCTTCTCTTTTCTCCTGTCATATTCAAGATGAAATCTGCTCTTGCAATTCTTGCAGTTGGTATGTTTACCATAAAGTTTGTCTCTAAACATTTCTTTCTACATATGTTTCAGCAATAGACTGTATTTGCAAGTATAAGCATGAATTTAAGCATGGATACTTGAAATTACCGAGATACGAATGAACTGCTAGGTACAAATTTATTCAAAGCTagaatgtactgtatatgattttaGAGGTGGTCAGATATATAGGGACTTATTAGATAGGAAGACTTAATTAAACACAAACAGCATATCCTCCTAATTTTAATATCATCATCCAcgcaaaataaaagtatataaacacGAACTAGCTAAATGTGAAAAAGAAATTGAAGCTACTTTGAATGGAAGAACTAAAAGACTTTCTAGGATACGAAGACCTATCTATTATAGCAAGCAATGAACATCGGCAGcagtaaactataaagactcattgtatatatatatatatatatatatatatatatatatatatatatatatatatatatatatatatatatatatatatatatatatatatatatatatatatggctgcttttctggtctcatacagcaggagaaccccactctctacatgacctccgctgtcgttttgccttgttcgttcagagtattcatcgtttcagatcacgtattgttcatttactgttaagtcgtcactgttgtaagattgttcatataagtcttcagtttcctcttgaaagccccaatgtcttcaatcattcgaatgtttcgtgggagcttattatatagtctcggggccgcatatctaaaggctctggagcctaaagtagatatacatcttccaacagtttgaagccatctgtaactattctcgtatcgacatgatttgttggttgcgcaatatgtggcaattctctcaagtattttgaacgaccggttctgataacttggtgggttattgtacatattttgaattcaattctcgctttaatcggcagccagtgtaaatcgattagtataggggtgatcctttctctaggtgggacaccttttatcagtcttgctcctctgtttattaagttttgtaatttcttaagttgtactttgggGTAAATTGTAATAagagttgcagtagttaatcctggtaataacacagtttattacaagtttctttacagaatttttgtccaggtactttttttataaacacaatatttctttaatgataaccagcagtttttattacattatttatttgggcatttagaggcaGGTTAccgtcaagaaatacacctagatctcgaactttactagatgtcagcactgagtcattatttatgttcatttgaatatcacccaagtttctcacgctgtttctcttacccaccaccatgaattcagtttattctcatttaattttagttgtttaaatgtcatccattctctaacactatcaagaattcggtttagagtttttttaatgtcatctatatcatttatgaagtaaaattgtgtgtcatctgcaaaaagtttgaacttcacgccatgcctttgtagtattttcgatagaccaatagtatagatgcagactaagattgggccaagtacactcccctgaggtacccctctgtttaagggttcatatgatgaatatgagtttccaatttatacacagtaatttctaccaactaagtagtcttttaggtattcgaaggcttgatcttcaacgccaatggaccgtagataatttagtagcagttcatgcacaactgcatcaaaagccgcactgagatcgagcagtattaaaataccatatttattttcatctatcatttccagcatatcatttacaacaaagcAATGGCAGACTCtgtgagtatagttttctgtaagcagattggctgTCGGGCAAAGCTTTAATTAATtccaagtgactgactagttgttcaagaattacatattcaagcacttttgaaacaaaggatagaatAGAAATAGGTCTATATAagtttaattcctggtagtccagtgcatttttcagaactggtatgactatagccattttctcatatttaggaaacttacattcatcaatgcttgcatttgctattctaattattatttccactagactagaaaagtttctctccaatTACTCCAGATATTGgcgtaggatcgatcgcgcagtttgttttctttgctcactTGATAATCCTGGTCATgtcgtcttgtgttatgttgttaaatcgtattaaattTGTCTGTGTCCcttgtgtatcattaatctgatgttgagtatttacaaatgacctggttatattttcaattttgtttttaaagaatactagaaaattacttgctagttcctggtcactgtatcaatcgggtagcttcttttcttttacatttcccattataccattcaggagacgatataacttagtTATGTTTGTTACTACTTCGAGGatatttctcttatagtattcacttttttccttcttagcagGTAGATATATTGAAAGGCAGCAGTTATGTATTCTACCCTAGTACtttgtttttaacctattccactatctatctatttatatatatatatatatatatatatatatatatatatatatatatatatatatatatatagagagagagagagagagagagagagagagagagagagagagagagagagagagagagagagagagagagagagagagatgtatatgcacacataaatgtaTACGTGGATAAATGTAATTCAGCGTACTGATTTTGTATATAGGCACCTTTAATGACTTAAGATTGTCTTATTTATTATATGCCAAAGCAGAGTGAATTTCCTAAAAATGAATGAAGTTTTGCTAATCCAATACATTTATTTCTCTGAAAATATACAATTATTTAGAAAGCACTATTAAGTTTCTAATTTCTATTCCTTCAGCTGCAATGACCGTTGCAAACCCTCAACTGAATTTCAACGGTCCCTCATCGTCATCTGGTCCTGGCTATTCCTACAACGGCCCCAACCTCAACACCGCTTCCTCCAACTTCAACAGAGTCGTGGCAAACAGGAACCCCGTAGGTTCTCTGGCAGACAGCGTCCCGGGCGGTGGAGTCCCAGGTCAGGATTACCCAATCTTGGCTTCGGTGCCAGACACCGGCTTCACTTGCTCCAGTCAACAACTGCCAGGTTACTACGCTGACACTGCACCTCAGGCAggctgccaggtcttccacatctgccagTTCGATGGGCGACAGGActccttcctctgccccaacggCACCATCTTCAACCAGCAGTACTTCGTCTGCGACTGGTGGTTCAACGTCGACTGTGCAGCCACTCAGCAATTTATTAGTCTCAATGCTGACATAGGAAAAGTTTCATCCGGTAATTTTGTAGGATCTGCCTCTAACCTCTCCCCCTCTGTCGCTTATGGTACCCCTCGGGTAGCTGCTGCTTCAAATTCCTTCAGCAAAGTAGCTGCTGCTTCCAGTACCTTTAACCAAGTAGCTTCGGCCTCAAATGCCTTGAGTCAAGTCGCTACACCTTCCAAGAACTATGGCGTTCCTGCATAAATAAATGGCCAATACTCTTCTTTACGATTTAATCTGTACACGATTTAATATTTATGGAAATGAAACTTCAATTGTGAATATTTATTTAACATAACCTAAATTCatgaaaaaccaaaaaaaaatttattctgtaaCTTAATGTACAAAACTAT
Proteins encoded:
- the LOC137644747 gene encoding uncharacterized protein; this encodes MKSALAILAVESTIKFLISIPSAAMTVANPQLNFNGPSSSSGPGYSYNGPNLNTASSNFNRVVANRNPVGSLADSVPGGGVPGQDYPILASVPDTGFTCSSQQLPGYYADTAPQAGCQVFHICQFDGRQDSFLCPNGTIFNQQYFVCDWWFNVDCAATQQFISLNADIGKVSSGNFVGSASNLSPSVAYGTPRVAAASNSFSKVAAASSTFNQVASASNALSQVATPSKNYGVPA